The DNA region TCAGCTGTTAATGTGATGCACGTCCAGACACTTCCTGAAACCCACATTAAATAATCCATAAAACAATCCCAGCTCGGAAAATGTATTCCAGATTCACCGAGCACCGTTTTGTGCATCTATGAATGTATCTCTAACGTTCTGCAGCATCTCGGTTCATCCACCCTAGTGAAGATCAAACGCTTCAAAGGGCTCCATGGTTCTCCTCCTCGTTTCCCCTCgttgttcctttacttcctaCTTCAATCCTAGAgatggatcttcctctcttccagaccagacgtgtctccatcttcagctctgaaatggaacatctgctccagaaggcaggctttgtaggtcatgaggcagtcccagcttctcgtgtgtgtgtgtgtgtgtgtgtgtgtgtggggggggggggggagatgttCAATGGCTCCATGACAGTTTATAAAGTCAGACTAGAAAATAACCCTTCAACTCCCAGATACACTAGTCCTttaaatattcatcattcataAGGAACTTCCcaagtttctatttttttcttttcaataaaTTAATTATAGAAATTAACTTATTTGAAATGTTGTCCCGCTGCTAGAGGGCAGGTCAAGGTTTCATTATAAAGTGTTTATTATTCACCAAATAAACAAATTCTTTGATACAAAAACTTGGAacaattttctgtaaatcattttctgcAGGCAAATGTCAGGACGACcctaaaaataaaacgtgttaGTTTCATAATCTCGATGGTCGTTCATCCGATTTATAGCTAATAAATAGAAAAGTGAAAAGTTGAAATTGTTACGAGACAGGCAATAAATTAAAGGTCAGTGTTTTGAAATTACTTTTTCAATTCTGACCTATATTACCAATTGAGAGTTAATCTTGATGCAGATTGAATTCAACTTCAAATTCTATTAAAGTAATAAAGTAGgttacatcatttatttaaaatgtgattatttaggaaaatgtaatttatagaATCAAATTGATTAGTAAATTGGAGGGTTTCTGTTTTAAACAACGCTTTTACAGTGTCAGTTTTATTAAACATCTACAGATATaactccaaaataaaataaaaacgggaTTCGCAGAATCACTGTAATATCTTTACACGATTTGTTCCACACTCTTGAATAATTCAACCTTACACCATGAAGAAGTTTGCAAAAGTGTTTTAAAATTTCTGAGCAAAAAATAGTGACGAGAAAATAAATGAGTCATTTACAGAAGAACTGTAATGAACAATTAAATTCATAAAAACagcatttcacaataaaatagcTTCCTGTACAACAATTAGAAAACAGTCCCATGTACACGTGCTGCTGTTGTACCTTTGAAGAAGGCATCCTGTctgacaggagaggaaggaaaactGGAGTTAACTGATTTTATGAaatgcttaatttttttttttatataaatctgacagcaaaaaaaaaaaaaaaaaaattcacaggAGGTTTTTAACTTTACGCATAATCAAGTGAcggggaaaaaacattttaaactaaagGGCAGCGATAAATTGAgatttgttaaataaaaatgctgaagGTAATTTAACAGAGGTAGGTTAAGGTTATGCCAAAATAACTCATCCTCAATCGAGTAAACAGTTCGGTCCGTcggtccgtctgtctgtctgtctgcctgcctgcctgtccggGCCACGTCAAACAGACAAATGTGGTGAGGCGATTCCTGGATTAACAGGGTTAAATTTAAAGCGACGTCGGCGAGGGTTCCCGCTCCTGTCGGGGGTTTACAGATGATGCTCAAGTTTGAGACGGAAACTTTAAATAACGAAGCCGGTTTCGACTGTATGAAGGATCCAACGGGGCTGTGAGTAGCACCTGATCAGGTGtagtcatccccccccccccccccccccccccccgtcagatgAGGATGGGATCTTCAGGAAGGGtccactgcagctgcagaacaaagacagagaataaacaaacaacctggggcgactttgacctttgaccttctacGATTTGCTTCGAGATGCGAGCAGCTTCCTGAAGCGCCATCATTCGATTACCTTCTGTTCTCCGCCGTCTCCGTTCCCTCCTTacgtcgtctcctcctcctcctcctcctccccttctccctTTGCCCCGTCTCCGCCGGCCGCCGCCTCCTTCAGCGGGCCCGCGCGCCTCTGCGCCTCctgcagccgctgctcctccctcGCCAGCCTCTCCCGGCACTGCGCCGCCCGCTGAGcctcctcccgctccttctCTTCCAGCAGAGAGCGCAGGAAGGCGGCGCTGACCatctcctccccctcgcccACCAGGAAAGTGTTCTTGAAGCGGTTGTACAGCATGGAGGCCTTGTCCATGACGTCCTGGCTCGCCCTGTAGTAGCGcagctgcacgcacacacacacacacacacaaacaaacacgctaCAAAGTCAAATCTGAggatccctcccccccccgccagtcGCGTCTTCTCCTTTTCCACCGTTTGTACCTTTCTCAGCGTGGCCACGAGCTCGCTGTGCCTCTGGATGAGCTTCGACGTCACGTAGACCATGGCGAGCTGATCCAACGCCGCCACGCACTTCCCGACGTCCTGAAACACACGAGCACACTGTTCCACGAGAGTCCACGCGGAGAAGCGGCACAAAAGCCGACGAAGCGCGGCCGTCGCCGTGAACGCCGTCTTACGGGCTTGTCGTCCTTCAGCGATATCCGGATGTCTCCGTGGATTCGGTGCAGCGTGGAGTCGGTCAGCGTCATCGTCACGCTCGTCTCCCGGGCCCGCGCCGCCGCCCCTCCGTCCGAGGAAGCGCTTTTGGTTTGGCTCTCTTCCTCCCCCGCCGCTTCCGCGCCGCCCGTTGCCGATCGCTCTTGTTCGGCGCAGCCCGCAGGCGGTTCGGTCCGgccgctgccctcctcctcaAACGGCGCGCTCGCCTCCTTCGACGGTTCCGCCGTGACTCTGTCGTCCTTCTGCGATCCCTGGTCTTTCTTCTCGtctcttttcttctgctctctGGTCACAACTTTCTCcacctctttctccttcctcttctcctgctcatTGGTTCTCGCTTTCCGGACTTTCTGCCCCGCCCGGCTCTTTCCCAGCGCGCCGTGGTCTTTGCCGCTCGCACctttctcctcgtcttccaccaCGGTcgctttgtttttctccacaACCGTTGCTTTCTTGTCTCTCGCGTCCCCCTCTGCGCTTTTATCCACCTTTTTATCCCCCACCTTCTTCTCTTCGTTGCCCCCTCTCTTGTTCTTCTCATGGATCTTTTCAGAGGTCTTTTTGCCGACTTCCATCCTGTTGCCGTCTGCCTTGTCTTCCAcgttcttcttctccctcttctcaTCCTCCGCCGCAGCCGCCGTTCTTCCCATCATCGCCTTTACTTGAACCTTCGCCCCGGTTCCAGCCGTCGCTTTCACAATCTTCCCAATAATCTTACCCTCGTTTCTCTTGtcatttttctgctgcttcGTTTCCTCGTTCGGCACATCCACGACTCTCTTCTCTTTCACCTCTTCATCTTTCTTTCCCTCGCCATCCGTCTCCTTTTTCGGCctgctctccttttctttgggcTTCACCTCAGCCACGTCCACGACTCTCTTCTCTTTCAcctcttcatctttctctccctcgccattcgtctcctctttctttttcggcctgctctccttttctttcgGCTTCACCTCAGCCACGTCCACGACTCTCTTCTCTTTCACCTCTTCATCTTTCTTTCCCTCGCCATtcgtctcctctctctttttcggcctgctctccttttctttcgGCTTCACCTCAGCCGTCGTGGTTTGATCGTTCTTccgctcattcccctcctttCCTTTATTTGTGCTTTCTTTCCGTGTGACCTTCGTCGTACTCCGGCCCGTTCTGGACTCACATTTGTCGtcctttttctctgtctttttccGACTGAGGAGTTTTCTACTGTTAACGTCGGATTTCTTGACGGCTGAATCTCTGACAGTACTTTTGACCGTATTCTTCTGACTGCCTGTCTTTTTCATCTCGGCCTTCTTCCTTCCTCTATCCCCAGTTTTCCTGGTTGAAAATGTATATTAATCATTCAACACtttaaatgagtgtgtgtgtgtgttggtgcgttTCTTACTGGGTGCTCTTGACCGCCTCCCTCTTATTTACTCCTCTACCCGCTTTCAGCAGGCCTCTGAGAGATGTCAGCAAACTGTCTCTCTTGGACGCCAGGCGTTGCTGCCGCTGCACAcgaaacaaataataaataagacgATTAAACGGTTTCTTTCACCGTCCTCCCAAGTTCTGGAGACTCATTTTCTGTGCAATCCTTACCTTGCCGTTTAGCAAGGTAACGTTTGGTTTGTGCTAATCAACattaaaatgctttttctttgtattttttttttaaagcaacagGTTTTCCATGAGAGTAATTTGCTCCATTACTTTTTCTTTGACTTAAATGATTTGTTCTCAGCTCTAATCTCCATGTGACAGATTAACTCATCCATTTCCTTACCTCCTCACCAACAGAActgctttcctcctcctcttctttcctctccatCTTCTTTACGCTCTCCTCTTTCTTACTTTCCTCACCCTCTCCCCTCCTGCTCATCTTCTCTTCACCCGTCTCATGTTTCCTGACGTTTGTAAATTTACCCTCGGACTCTtccgtttcctcctctctctcttctcgcTGGCATCccttcaccttcctcttctttgttGCTCGGCCATCCTCTTTTGCCATCGCCTCGGATTTTGCATCGTCACCAGCATTCTTTGcgtttttcttctctttcccaGCTTTCCTCGGGTGCATCTCTCGATCTTTAGCCTTTTCTCCCATCTTCTCCTGCACTCGTCTTTTCATTGTCACTTCTTTATTTCCTTCAGTAGTGCCCTCTATTATTTTCAGGTCTGCCCCCTttcttttcattctctctctacCTTTGCCCAGTCGTCCCTTTTCTCTCATTGTCCCTTTTTTGCTGACATCTTGCTTTAGTTCAGTCTTCTCTTTCtggtcctcttcctctgctggcttcttctctttctggtcctcttcctctgctggcttcttctctttctggtcctcttcctctgttggcttcttctctttctggtcctcttcctctgctggctTCTTCTCTTCCATTTTCACTTCTGTCGTCACTTCTTTTGCTTTTTCTACAGCTTCAACTTGCTTTGAATTCTcccgcttctcctcctctgaatTTACATCttcccctttctttctttttgtttcttggcTCTCTGATTCCATCTCGTCTTTCTCCACTACTACTTTTTTCCCTTCACTGCCATCCTGACAAGTCTTTTTCTGAACATCCTGATGGTCCTGCTCTTCTCGCTTCCTTTTCACTCCCTggctctcttcttcctccggttctttcttttcttcactCTTGGGCTTCTGTGTCAGTGAAGC from Brachionichthys hirsutus isolate HB-005 chromosome 23, CSIRO-AGI_Bhir_v1, whole genome shotgun sequence includes:
- the LOC137911745 gene encoding hepatoma-derived growth factor-related protein 2-like encodes the protein MPQKGDNFKPGDLVFAKMKGFPHWPARVCKSENGYKKRVPVYFFGTHQIGHLPPKNVVPYAGNKMKYGNSVRFNGFSEGMWEIQNTPGIGSKLKVLPTPAKVKPASKAVLAKATLAPKATPGKRVTNGKPQNPVTASESAAAKPDGKPAASRTAPNENETAVVAKARTTSASSSAPEKVARSRRSRKQAARAVAAEPAASTRSRTTAASGGPPAPENAEEVVAEQQRKRPVASPAVATPVSKKLKPTPSASLTQKPKSEEKKEPEEEESQGVKRKREEQDHQDVQKKTCQDGSEGKKVVVEKDEMESESQETKRKKGEDVNSEEEKRENSKQVEAVEKAKEVTTEVKMEEKKPAEEEDQKEKKPTEEEDQKEKKPAEEEDQKEKKPAEEEDQKEKTELKQDVSKKGTMREKGRLGKGRERMKRKGADLKIIEGTTEGNKEVTMKRRVQEKMGEKAKDREMHPRKAGKEKKNAKNAGDDAKSEAMAKEDGRATKKRKVKGCQREEREEETEESEGKFTNVRKHETGEEKMSRRGEGEESKKEESVKKMERKEEEEESSSVGEERQQRLASKRDSLLTSLRGLLKAGRGVNKREAVKSTQKTGDRGRKKAEMKKTGSQKNTVKSTVRDSAVKKSDVNSRKLLSRKKTEKKDDKCESRTGRSTTKVTRKESTNKGKEGNERKNDQTTTAEVKPKEKESRPKKREETNGEGKKDEEVKEKRVVDVAEVKPKEKESRPKKKEETNGEGEKDEEVKEKRVVDVAEVKPKEKESRPKKETDGEGKKDEEVKEKRVVDVPNEETKQQKNDKRNEGKIIGKIVKATAGTGAKVQVKAMMGRTAAAAEDEKREKKNVEDKADGNRMEVGKKTSEKIHEKNKRGGNEEKKVGDKKVDKSAEGDARDKKATVVEKNKATVVEDEEKGASGKDHGALGKSRAGQKVRKARTNEQEKRKEKEVEKVVTREQKKRDEKKDQGSQKDDRVTAEPSKEASAPFEEEGSGRTEPPAGCAEQERSATGGAEAAGEEESQTKSASSDGGAAARARETSVTMTLTDSTLHRIHGDIRISLKDDKPDVGKCVAALDQLAMVYVTSKLIQRHSELVATLRKLRYYRASQDVMDKASMLYNRFKNTFLVGEGEEMVSAAFLRSLLEEKEREEAQRAAQCRERLAREEQRLQEAQRRAGPLKEAAAGGDGAKGEGEEEEEEETT